taaaaaggttgCTCGAGAGAAATATTGCTACAACCACTATAATTACACTAATTACActatgctgctgctgtaaaatcagcagcattttcacatataaaaaactataaaagctGTGTGACACATCTGTATCTTCAAAATTACACAGCTGAGTGTGATTAAGatttaaggtgtgtgtgtgtaagtaccATTTAGAACCAGTGTAAGAGACAACAGTTGACTAGGTTTGCTTTTCTGACATCATCCGATGCAGCTGGAGTTGTGCTGCCCCCGAGGTGGGGGTCACAAGGTTTACACAGCATCTGGAATCAATCAACAACTCTTCAGCTTGTAGGAAGCAGGTCCAGCGTTACAAGGTCACGCTGAAAGGCTGTTATGTTATGTACGGTAGACTCTTGTGACGGAAGCAATGGTAAAATCACTTCATCCACCCTCGTCTGTGTGTCCAGTAGATTTGTGAGGATAATAAGAAGTGAACTGGGGAaggagtgagtgtgtttgtgtgtgtgtgtgtgtgtgtgtgtatgtttggggCAACTCAAAATCTTCCCTGCTTGGCGTCTCCAATGGCCCCCCAGACGTCAAAGACAAACTCATCTGGAAAAGCAAAGTCTCCGAGGGTCTCGTCTAACGCCATGGCAAATTCATCTGGATTCTTCTTGTCACGGCCGACCTCAACCATCGTAGCAGCTGGACAGAGAAGAGCAGGAATGTATCTTACTCACTGTAACAGCCAATCACCCCTACAAGCTGGAGAATGGGTTTTCAGACACCCCTCACGACATTGGTTTAATGGAACTTTGATAAATCCTGAAGTTTGTGCTATTTTCAATCAAAAAAAGGGATTAGTCcctgattcttttatttttaagccaAATAACAATCAGACAACAAAAACTACATTCTTACTCATTCTTGATTTGCATTATATAGCAGCTTCACCCCCTCCAGACACAGAGAAATCACTGCAATCACAGTGCAATCACTTGACTACTGCAGTGTGCTCTTCTCAGCTGAACTGCATCTGTAATATTAGAAGTCTGTAGCTGCTAGCTTAGACGTGCACTGGAAGCCTAAAGATACCTGGGCATGACCCAgttgagctgcatgtgagaactCAAATGTCTGAGTCAGACGGCCTGGAGATTACCCAGAGCTTACCCCAGTACAAAGTCTGATTAATATCCGAGTGGGCTCTCTGCTGTCATGTCATGCCTCCAGCACGTTCGGCACAGGCGCCCTCACCCTCCTTCTGTTTTTAACCAGCAGTATGGATAAAGTGAATAATGTTTGCTAATGACACTCACCAAGTTCAGTGTCTCTGATGCCCATGTAGCTCTCCAGCAGGTCATCCACTTTCTTCACCGCCTTCTCCTCAAATTCTGTTGgctacagaaaacaaacaactcagTTTCAGCCATTCTCTTGCTTTTGTTACAAGAAATCTGTCATTTGTTCATTCTATTGAATGCTTATTTCTAAGTTTTAGGTCTTACCTCCTCCTCTACAGTAGCTGGGCCCTTTGAGCGAAGTCTCAGAGTCCCCCTCCCTGTGCCGATCTTGTTGTCACTGCCAGGTTTAGCGCCTTTTGACCTTGGCTCAAGCATTTCTGTCAGTAGGCAGAGAAACAGCATTACAGAGCCTCATTCAGAACTTGGGTGGGTAATGAAACGTGTGGATGTTGGCGTCTCTGAATCAGTTTTAGTatcacctccaccttctctttATCTCCTTCCTCACTCACCAAAGGCCTTCATTGGCTCGACCAGTTTGAGGGTGAAGGATTTGTCTCTGGGAAGGTCTTTAAGCATGCGGGCGACCTCATAATGTCGTGTCCCGACAATGTTACGGCCATTAATGCACTCGATGTGGTCACCCACACAGATCACCTTCACCCCGTCCACAACACTTCCCTCTTTGATGCGCTGTCACGAGAAGAGACAAGGAGAGTACAGAATATGGATAGAAAACATCAGTGACACATATAATTAAACAAGAGCAAATGTTTTAGTGCCACATGAAATGAGGTTTGTTTCTCCAGGCAACTCCAGACTAAAATACAGATCAAAACAAAAGCGTACAGTATaatttgttgtcttgtttgtgAGGCCGCTTGAGTCAGcagaacacaaacataatatattattatgtttatagcacaataatactgtttatttctgtatgAGATTTCAAAGggtttaaaaaggaaacaaattgTGATGCAAATGTATCCGCCCCACTGGCTCAAGAGCATCTGCACTGCATGGACTTTCTGAATATAATGTAAACAATAACTTCCTggtcttttctctttatttcagtAGATTTCCTTTTGGCTTGAGCTCAGGACACAGAGAAGTGGGACTAATGTTTCATGTTGTACAGtttgttaaacatgtttaaataaagattttcacTGAGCAGAGGTTAGAAGTAAACTGAGCACTGGCTACTGTAGCTGACCTGACTGTCTATGCTCACATAAAAGAACTGATCCGTGGCTTTAATGAGTCATAATGAGTCAGGTTGGTTTGGAtgcagtgctgctgcagaatCACATGATGGCACATGTGAGCAATTTGTTCTGGCGCAGCAACACAACTGAGACCAAATAGCCAAATAAGCTCCTTAGACCGGTCTCCATCATTAGACCCAACATGCCAAGATAtagtataatttaaaaaagacattatACAGTGCAAAACcactatttattaaaaaaaagcttattaAAGGTCCTTTATTTATTGcattcatcattatttttttattatcattgttattattgattattttgcACGCATTAGTCTAATTTTTTCGTATTTTTATCTTGATTAATTTCTCAATCATCAGTAAACCACTTTGAAGTGCATTTAGATGTAAGAAAGGTGCTATGTACAGCCCAACTCTTAGTTGTGTACTGTTATGTACTCTGTAATGTACTCCTTTTATTACTCTCAAGCCCATAATTCAACTTCCCAGGATAAATACCAACATATTGTTAATAACGCaaacacagtagatgtttatTTTGAGGAGTGAGATGTTCCTCACCTTTATGAAAGCGTAGCCTGCGCCATTGTCGGTGATGGTGAGGCCCAGAGCATCTTCAGATTTATGAACTTCTACCTCCTTCTTGATCCCTCTAATGTGGGCGAAGATAAAATCCTCGAGGCCAATCTGGCCCCCCAGCAGCTTGTCCATGTCAATCTTGTGGGTGTTCAGGGTGCAGAACAGAATCtgtacaaagacacaaatggaGCAGGGATTTGCAGTATGTtaacaaaagaagacaaacttACTGCAAAATGCACATAGTTGATGGGATGTTCTCACGAATTAAATCTAATAGACACGGAAAGAACAACCACAATAGGAAACACCCAGAATAGTCTGCATCTTTCATACACAATCAAAAAACGAATCCCTGTTTGAGTCACGGCCTGAAAACTGAgctggatttaaaaataaaagtgtagaTGACAGAACGCTGCGTCAGGATGCTAAATACAGGAATCACCAGGGAGCTCTGTCTTTATTGCAGCAGTTATGTAGTTATGTCTTCATCTACCCCGAGGTGTCaccagcctctgtgtgtgtatggctatcattgtgaggaccagcttGAATTTCTAACCACTGGACTGAGggcatttttacaaagtgaggataTTTTAGCTGTGTTTAAACAGCTATTTCGGAGTTCAGACTGGGTTTTAGGGGTTatggttagaattaggtttttgTTATAGTAAAGTTTAGGGTCAGGCAGTTAGTTGGGATGGTTAGGGTATGCAGTGcaagtgataaattaaaaacagagtagattagcatggcctatgACGGCCAAATAAAAATGGGGGAAGGGGAAAATGACTTTTTCTGCTGTGCCACACATGTAGAAATCTGGCTTCACACCTTGTGGATGTCACATCCTGGCAGGGCACAGAGATGGAAACGTGATCACCAGGAACACGATCCACAAGTGGCCTGATTTAACGGCACTTAAAACAGAGGCTGGACACAGGCTGAGAGGAGACTTACATGGTGAATCATTTATTTGCCTCCAACCCAATTGACATTTATTAATATAGTAGCTTAAACTCACACAGATATACATTAATATAAGTCATGCATCCAAATCCTATTGTGAGATCAGCTTTCTAGCGGGGCTTTGTGAAATACAGAGCCAGGATTTAGTGGCCAACTTCCGGGTTGCATGTGGAAAAGGGAATGATTCACACTGGTTCATCAGGAGGATGACCTTCGTGCACCAATCAGGCTCTGGCAGTGAGGCCTGCCTTATTCGGGCCTTGTTTCTGTGTACCAACAAGCGCTGTTCACACACATATTAGCTGACACAGCCTCACGCGTTGCCTTGGGTTACCAGACTATAAAAGAATGGGATTATAATGGAGGGGGGCCGCTAGAGGAGAAggcaaagacagacagaggagcaaATCGCTGTACCAAAGGAAAGGTGAATTGTAGCTCAGTTGATGGCTCTCTAGCTTTCTTTTTCCATTAACAGACCCCCATCTTTGtctccccccaccaccaccgAAGCCAGGGCATTGCCCAAGAGTGAGTGGGAGGAACAGCAGTAGACGCCTACTCCCGGTTACTAAGGCTGCCAACCAGATTAAGCTACTTCTGTGTGCAGGCAGCTCTCAgcactcctctcctcctgctgggCTGACAACCACAGCGTGTTCACACCACGGGGTGCAGCTAGGCTGCAGCGAGCAGCATCACACACTGCAGCGACTGCCTCTCCTCTGACGACATGACTCACAAGAACAGATACTACACCTCCCACTGCCCTCCCTGAAAACCCTGATAACCACATGGAAAAGGGCAAGTGAAAGGCCAGGGACCGCAATCTGTTCTGCATCACCCACGACAGGGCTATTTCTGGGTCAAACCGTTCAGAAGATGAGTAAAAGCACATGAAATGActataaagagacaaaaatttGATTCAAAATTGCATTAAGTGCCCACGTTGCTTTGAATAAATTTGAATAAATGCAGGGTTCATGGCAGCAATTTACAGTAGAGGTGCCATTCGTTTCCTGAAATAAAAAGCGCCTCTGTTAATGTCAGAGTCAAATCATTCTATTTTtatgaaaaataacatcagCTGGGAGAAATGTGgagtggagcagagcagcatgTGTTTAACGAGGGAACTGTCAAAACTGTCACCAAGTAACCACAACGACAATGACATGAAACACATTAGAATCTGATTCTACTCATCAGAAAACTGTTTGATTCATCACATCATTTGTAATTGTCAGAGTATTTATCCACACAGCACAGTGGAggaatgtaaataaaagcattgaattaaatattgtaatttaaattttaattctAACGTATTCATACTTTAGTACTTCCATTTTAGGCTACGTTATACTCTTAGTATTTTACGTTTGcaactttaattttatttcactgtataAATTATCTCAGCTTTGACAAACTACCATAATAGTAATGATTTAGCATCTTCAgcatgtatatatacatatatgataataatatgtataataatatacacacataacatTATACAACAATTTAAAGTGGCAGTAATTGATAGttttaacaataaatcaaattacaaCGTTAAAACAATGCGACAATGTGAAAGAAACAGCCTGTGATGCTTTGTATTGAGTTTCACATCAGTGTTTAGCTGTCTGACCGCACATTCCTGTTTTGATTCACTTTGACGGCTtctgacagctgttttcagtaaaaagCTCTGAACACTCATAGTAGCTGTGCCGAAATAGCTCAGTTGGGAGAGCGTTAGACTGAAGATCTAAAGGTCCCTGGTTCGATCCCGGGTTTCGGCAGAGAGTGTGAATCctttggtagagcagttgtctatgaACCCCAGGCTTAGTGGTTCTTGGGAAAGACACTGCAACCCCATAGGAGTGTGGATATGtactgtccaaccacaattttcACATgtggatcaataaaatatgtcatgatTATTTATAACACCAACTACTCAGCACCAAAGAGCAGACAAGTTGGTGAtcacagtggagcatttagcacAGACATGAACAAAGACAGATCTAAAAGAGCAAAACTTTAATGATAATATTTCTCTATCACTGCTGGATGCAACTTACAGGGTGACGTGTCAGCTTTACCAACTCATTTCTACTTCCTCAAGTGGACAAGAATACTTTTGAAACTTTTACGTGGATAGAGAATATTTTTCActgttgaacatttttattttttatgtaaataaaaacctgaataCTTTACACAGTCCTATATGTGTGGCAAACCGTGAATGTACGAATTTCCTAGTTATGAAGACAGAACTCTACTTTATACCAAAAGCTTTGATCTGACTACTAGGTTGGACATCGTCTGATAGAAAAACACCCATTGAGAATCTAATAAATTCTGTTTGTGGAAAAAATCTTCACTTTGCATTTGTCCACATGGCACAGAGGCCAACTTAGACCACAATAGTCTACTCTGCTTACAGTATATGCCTCAACCAACAGGCCCATAAAACTGACCCAAACACCACTAACTGCCATAGATGAACGCCTCAAAAGTACAATCAAGTGTAGGCTGTGTATTGCTTATTGTCTGCTGACTTCATCAATGCACACAACATCATTTAGGAGTTGTAAACAGTTCCtcagctgtaaaaataaaacacaattcaacTACACAGGAGATTTGTCCAGAAGACTttatgtaataatttaatagtaCAGGTATTCAATACTTTCCCTACAAATCTCCACCCCAGTGTTTTCTTGAAAGTCCACTTCACTTGCCTGTGTTTGAAGAAAGTTAAAGCTGGATAAATACAGCTTTTAGCTGGATCTCCCTTTGAAATCCTGCATTGAAACAGGGTTGAATAACACTTGGGAAACCTGTCTGTTTAGTAACCTAACCACTGTCTATTTACTGCACTGCCTTTTTCAAATTGGCCCTTTAATGTCAGAAAAAGAGGGTTGGGAACTTTAAAGAGACAATATCCCAGAGAGGAATCgttttttcatcatttctcgtttgttatttctgtgttgGGTGTTTTTAGTAGTTAACAGGGACTGCTGATGTAAGCCGTGTGTATTGTGGTGTGGCTGTTTTCATAAGGAAATCACATTCATCAGCATTTAGGCCAGTGTAATCATTTACCTTACTACGGATGTGAGATTTTCCAGAATGACAGAGTGGCGTTTCATACAGGTGGTTCAGAAAAACAGGGTTTAGTGTTAAATGCTCGTCCTAAACGAACAAACTGAACCAGGAATAATGTATTGTAACTGACTCAGAGGTAGTTTGATCAGAGTCCAGCACAGATTATAACATGAACTGTAAACAGATCCAAGACATATCAATGATTCCAtcaattcaaaatgtgaaaaaacaaataaaaaacaaagcaaaagagGAGTTTAGTCAGCATGCTTAGATTAATCTATGTGATATTTTTAGAGGAACAAACTGTGAAGATTTAAAAGCATATAGATTGACTGGAATAATGCAGAAGGTTATGAATATGCCCAAATGTAAAGCTTctgactgtgttgttgtttctctaaCACCAAAGTTTGAAGATACATCTCAAATCCTGTTCTGTCCTGAATACGTATCATTTAAGTCAGTTTATCTGGAAATTCTTTTCTTACTGAGCGCAGTCAGACATTTGTAAATGGTTTAATGTCTTTCTGAAGAAATGTTAGAGagacaaatgtaaatgataatGAATATGATTCTGtcaccatctttgtttttacaaaaacaaagtgaaactatGATTCTATGGAGACTTTGGACGGTGACTtgaaatgtatgtatgtaaataaaaggCACAAGCTGATGCTAAcctctccaggaccttcataGAGTCTCCAGTGTATCGAGTGATCATAGTGCAGCAGTAAAAGGTATCTGATATTTTACTTTGTCAGATTGATTGAAGGGAGGCAGGCGTCAGTTCAATGACCGGTGGTAACAATATTTGTTTCTTATCCACAGTTGTTTGACTGTGGATCCACAGAGAGGCCGATGGGAACCTGAACTCACTTCTCCGAATCTGCTGTTGTCATTCTGCAGGCTGCGGTGCCTTGACAACACTTTCCTTTGCATCACTGCTTGCAAACAACCACTTAAGTCCCACACGCTCACCTGGGGTCTATTTTTGCAGCTTCACAAACTCCTCTTTAGCAGCACATTTGTTTCTTGCGTGTAGTGTGCACACAGGAAGAGTCCATGCTCATTTGCTTGTCACACGTATAACGAGGCACAATTACCAGTAACCACATGTTGACTGGAATCATGTTGCAGGATAAATCCAGAGCATGTTATTAGGCACTAATACAATataagtttgtttatttaacccacagaaaaacaatggtctcaacaaaggaaaaacacaaaacaggcaAATTAGTTTAGCCTAAATTCATGTTAAgccaaatatgtttttctaCTGAGCAGGAACACTTgggaaatacattttgaaaccAAAACTTTCCCGTTCATTGGGCGGATGTAATTGGTCAATCATTCAGTCAACTAACAAATCATCTAAAGTACTCAAATAAGAGTTAACGTTATTTCATGTTATGggcaaaatgaaaaatcactGGACACCCACTGTGGGTATGTCAATATATCACGACACTATacttaatatataaataaatactaaatataataaataaagtcatttaGAGCGCATGGAATTTGTCAATAAGATTTTCTACCGTTTGGTATTTTAttgacataataaataaattaataattaatcagtaAACTCTTGAAACATATTTGAGTTGTATCTTTCATTCTGAACATCAAGTGTGCAATAAGTTCATACAATGAATTATTTTCCAGTCACTCTGTTTTATGTGACTCTATGGTGACACACACCAAGAACAGTGAGGGATATTTGATCCCCTGCTGATTTTGTATGTTTGCCCActgacaaagaaatgatcagtctaaAATTTTAATGgtaagtttattttaacagtgagagacagaataacaacaaaaaaaaaacagaaaaacgcATTTTCTATTGTAAAGTCCACTGGACTTTTTCCTGGCCGCAAAACAAGtccaaaacaagacaaagcCCAGCTATTGGTTTATGGACAAACTTAGaaatctctcttctcttcataTCCTGTTAGGCTCTGAACAGattgtggatttttttgttttagactGATAGATTCAGGTCGTTGTGGACTTATGCAGCAGCACAGAACTGGTCGCTTTCGTTCGCGCACATATTCAGACTTGCCACTCTCTAAAATcgacacagaacaaaacagcaaacgttctctgtttttaaatttttcaaATGAGCTAATGATGAATATTTTTGTGGCTTTCAGataaaacaatcaataaaaacCTCTTACTTTGGGTTCTGGGAGCATGCGATGAGTATCTATCCATCTATTAGCTTAACCACTTATCCTACAGAGGGTCATGGGGGGCTGAAGCTGATTCCAGCCGACACTGGGTTAGAGGCATGGTACACAATCCCATCACCAGACTGGCACATACAGTAGAGATAAacaagcactcacacacacgttctcTCCTACGGCCAATTTAGCGTCAATAATTGCTCAAgtggtgtttttaaaatgtgggcGAAAACCAGAGGAAATCCAAGCAGGTACAGGAAGAACATGCACTCCCTGTGCAtgaacatgaaacaaaatgaagctGATTGATTTATGTAAGTTCACCTAATACAGTTGAAGGGGTACAGAGTGTTTATTACAGCTGTACTGCTCGGCCTCACACATTTCGTGCTCATGGTTTCCAGAACATCCTGATGCTTTCTTGCTTTTTACAACATTTAGGAAGTGAGCGCAGTAACCTAGTTAATACAAACAGCAGACTTGAGCTTAATCAGATGAGATTATTTCACCTAATCCCCACGATTAAGAAATGTCTGGCTGCAAACACGGTGGTACAACTTCCtgctaaacaaaaaacaagatgcTTGTTTCTGTCACACGACCGCAGACTAGATATTCAAACTTTAGGCAAATGGCTGTGTGCTTTCCGATGAGCAGGGAGCACACTCACTCCAATGGGCCGACAAGAAGCCAAAGTCAAATGGCCACACCTAAAACTCTACAGCTGTACGGATAATAACCAGACTTTGACCTGTGCAGAGCGAGCACATAAAACATCCCAAATCTTTCATATTAGAAGTAGATGATGGATACGATAACAAAGACTAAACAGAGTCTACTCTACTGTATGCTCTTCACCCCCATTAAGACTGTGTTTGATATAACTGTATTCACGTCAGTTATTTACcacattaattaatttctgtCAGTTCTGTTTCTTGAAAATTGTGATTGCCTCAAAAAAGTGCTGTAATGCAATGTGATGTCTGGAAAGAAAAGTGCAACCTATTAGAGGCAATGAGCATGATGAGACACGGTCGCTGTTCGTTATGTAATTCATATCAGGCTCAGCCAAGTGCTCATGTGACAGAGCTACTGGTTTACAAACAACCACAGTAATGGTTCCTGTGTGGAACCCTGAATGATGGTTCTGTTGTCAGTACCAAGTTTATACAAGCTTGTTTTCTATGGTATTGAAGGTACCAAAAGCACCATAGTGACTCAACATAATAACCCT
The window above is part of the Anabas testudineus chromosome 17, fAnaTes1.2, whole genome shotgun sequence genome. Proteins encoded here:
- the gipc2 gene encoding PDZ domain-containing protein GIPC2; protein product: MPLGPWRKKNKSTKEHLVENEEVSGGLAGAGSLAKSAVNGAGLPPPPANLRPKLVFHTQLAHGSPTGRIEGFTNVKELYAKIAEVFHISPPEILFCTLNTHKIDMDKLLGGQIGLEDFIFAHIRGIKKEVEVHKSEDALGLTITDNGAGYAFIKRIKEGSVVDGVKVICVGDHIECINGRNIVGTRHYEVARMLKDLPRDKSFTLKLVEPMKAFEMLEPRSKGAKPGSDNKIGTGRGTLRLRSKGPATVEEEPTEFEEKAVKKVDDLLESYMGIRDTELAATMVEVGRDKKNPDEFAMALDETLGDFAFPDEFVFDVWGAIGDAKQGRF